From Mycolicibacterium cosmeticum, a single genomic window includes:
- a CDS encoding shikimate dehydrogenase — protein sequence MQGRGVGRKAAVLGSPISHSRSPDLHLAAYRALGLTDWTYERIECTAEQLPGLVGGLGPQWVGLSVTMPGKFAALRFATERTARAALVGSANTLVRTDTGWRADNTDIDGVVGALVAHVDGPRRAAVLGSGGTAPAAVVGLATLGVREIAVVARNPEKAAPLVALAEPLGVAVRWVPLGTTVDADVAVSTLPAGVAAEYAPTVAGVPVLLDAIYDPWPTPLAAAVTAAGGAVISGLHMLLNQAFAQVEQFTGLPAPKEVMRQALGGL from the coding sequence GTGCAAGGTAGGGGGGTCGGCCGGAAGGCTGCCGTCCTGGGCTCACCGATCAGCCACTCTCGCTCGCCCGATCTGCACCTGGCGGCCTACCGCGCGCTCGGCCTGACCGACTGGACCTACGAGCGCATCGAGTGCACGGCCGAACAACTGCCCGGGCTGGTCGGCGGCCTCGGCCCGCAGTGGGTGGGTCTTTCGGTGACCATGCCGGGCAAGTTCGCCGCCCTGCGGTTCGCCACCGAGCGCACCGCCCGCGCCGCGCTGGTCGGCTCGGCCAACACCCTGGTGCGCACGGACACCGGCTGGCGCGCCGACAACACCGATATCGACGGCGTGGTCGGTGCCCTCGTGGCGCATGTCGACGGCCCGCGGCGGGCCGCCGTGCTCGGTTCGGGGGGCACCGCCCCGGCCGCGGTGGTCGGCCTGGCGACGCTGGGCGTGCGCGAGATCGCCGTCGTCGCCCGCAACCCGGAGAAGGCGGCGCCGTTGGTCGCCCTGGCCGAACCACTCGGGGTAGCGGTGCGCTGGGTGCCACTCGGCACCACGGTCGACGCGGATGTGGCGGTCAGCACCCTGCCCGCCGGTGTCGCCGCCGAGTACGCGCCGACCGTCGCCGGGGTGCCCGTGCTGCTGGACGCGATCTACGACCCATGGCCCACGCCGCTGGCCGCCGCGGTGACCGCGGCCGGCGGCGCGGTGATCAGCGGCCTGCACATGCTGTTGAACCAGGCCTTCGCCCAGGTGGAGCAGTTCACCGGGCTGCCCGCCCCCAAAGAGGTGATGAGGCAGGCACTCGGCGGGCTTTAG
- a CDS encoding prepilin peptidase has protein sequence MALLLSGCLAVAWLIALSGFDIRHRRLPNVLTLPGAAVVLGAAVLAGRGWPALAGAAALTGAYLLVHLVAPAGLGAGDVKLAIGLGGLAGAFGADVWTLAAIGAPLLTGVYAVTALVLGRHGPVPHGPSMCAATAAAVTLVLV, from the coding sequence GTGGCGCTGCTGTTGTCCGGGTGCCTGGCGGTGGCATGGTTGATCGCGTTGAGCGGCTTCGATATTCGGCACCGTCGGCTACCCAATGTGCTGACGCTGCCCGGTGCCGCCGTGGTGCTGGGCGCGGCGGTGCTCGCCGGGCGTGGCTGGCCCGCGCTGGCCGGGGCCGCCGCCCTGACCGGGGCGTATCTGCTGGTGCACCTGGTGGCGCCGGCCGGCCTGGGTGCCGGTGACGTGAAACTGGCGATCGGGCTGGGTGGCCTGGCCGGGGCCTTCGGTGCCGACGTGTGGACGCTGGCGGCGATCGGTGCTCCGCTGTTGACCGGGGTGTACGCCGTGACGGCCCTGGTGCTGGGCCGGCACGGCCCGGTGCCGCACGGGCCGTCGATGTGTGCGGCGACGGCCGCGGCCGTGACGCTGGTCCTGGTGTAG
- a CDS encoding GNAT family N-acetyltransferase, which produces MSVRAATTEDLPAIAAIYAHYVTTSVATFELEAPDAAEWHRRFAAITDAGLPFVVTEHDGAVAGYAYCAPWKTRPAYRATVEDSIYIAPWAVGKGHGGRLLGALLDAAQTAGVREIIAVIADSGDPASVRLHQRFGFRTAGRLERVGYKHQRWIDTVLLQWSAPVDGLGRPDARMGE; this is translated from the coding sequence ATGTCCGTGCGCGCCGCCACCACCGAGGATCTGCCCGCCATCGCCGCGATCTACGCGCACTACGTGACCACCAGCGTCGCCACGTTCGAACTCGAGGCGCCCGACGCCGCCGAATGGCACCGGCGATTCGCGGCGATCACCGACGCCGGACTGCCGTTCGTGGTGACCGAACACGACGGTGCGGTGGCCGGCTACGCCTACTGCGCGCCGTGGAAGACGCGTCCGGCCTACCGGGCCACCGTCGAGGACTCCATCTACATCGCGCCGTGGGCCGTCGGTAAGGGTCACGGGGGACGCCTGTTGGGGGCATTGCTGGACGCCGCCCAGACGGCCGGGGTGCGGGAGATCATCGCCGTGATCGCCGATTCCGGAGACCCGGCCTCGGTGCGCCTGCACCAGCGGTTCGGGTTCCGGACCGCGGGACGGCTGGAGCGCGTGGGGTACAAACACCAGCGCTGGATCGACACCGTGCTGCTGCAGTGGAGTGCACCGGTCGACGGATTGGGTCGGCCGGATGCCCGCATGGGAGAATGA
- the aroC gene encoding chorismate synthase, giving the protein MLRWTTAGESHGRALVAMVEGMVAGLSVTSDDIATQLQRRRLGYGRGARMKFEKDQVTVLAGVRHGVTLGGPIAIEIGNTEWPKWETVMAADPVPAEQLDSDAARNAPLTRPRPGHADYAGMLKYGFDDARPVLERASARETAARVAAGTVARAFLHQALGVEVISHVISIGASKPYDGPAPLPQDLDRIDASPVRAFDEQAEQAMITEIEAAKKDGDTLGGVVEVVVTGLPIGLGSFTSGDNRLDSQLAAAVMGIQAIKGVEIGDGFETARRRGSVAHDEMYPGPDGVLRSTNRAGGLEGGMTNGQPLRVRAAMKPISTVPRALATVDMATGDEAVAIHQRSDVCAVPAAGVVVETMVALVLARAALEKFGGDSLAETKANVDSYLAAVREREPAQQASG; this is encoded by the coding sequence GTGTTGCGTTGGACTACCGCTGGTGAATCCCATGGCCGCGCCCTGGTGGCAATGGTCGAAGGCATGGTTGCGGGGTTGTCCGTCACCTCCGACGATATCGCCACCCAGCTGCAGCGGCGCCGCCTCGGCTACGGCCGCGGCGCCCGGATGAAATTCGAGAAGGACCAGGTCACCGTGCTGGCCGGGGTGCGCCACGGCGTGACCCTGGGCGGACCCATCGCCATCGAGATCGGCAACACCGAGTGGCCCAAGTGGGAGACGGTGATGGCCGCCGACCCGGTGCCGGCCGAACAGCTGGACAGCGACGCCGCCCGCAACGCGCCCCTGACCCGGCCGCGGCCCGGCCACGCCGACTACGCCGGCATGCTCAAGTACGGCTTCGACGACGCCCGCCCGGTGCTGGAGCGCGCCAGCGCCCGCGAGACGGCCGCGCGCGTGGCCGCCGGCACCGTGGCACGCGCCTTCCTGCACCAGGCCCTCGGTGTCGAGGTCATCTCGCATGTCATCTCGATCGGCGCCTCCAAGCCGTACGACGGTCCCGCCCCGCTGCCGCAGGATCTGGACCGCATCGACGCCAGCCCGGTCCGCGCCTTCGACGAGCAGGCCGAGCAGGCCATGATCACCGAGATCGAGGCCGCCAAGAAGGACGGCGACACCCTTGGCGGTGTGGTCGAGGTGGTGGTCACCGGCCTGCCGATCGGGCTGGGTTCGTTCACCAGCGGCGACAACCGACTCGACAGCCAACTGGCCGCCGCGGTGATGGGCATCCAGGCGATCAAGGGTGTCGAGATCGGTGACGGTTTCGAGACCGCGCGCCGGCGCGGCAGCGTCGCCCACGACGAGATGTACCCCGGACCCGACGGCGTGCTGCGCTCGACCAATCGCGCCGGCGGCCTGGAAGGCGGGATGACCAACGGTCAGCCGCTGCGGGTGCGGGCGGCCATGAAACCGATCTCCACGGTGCCGCGTGCGCTGGCGACCGTCGACATGGCCACCGGGGACGAGGCCGTCGCCATCCACCAGCGCTCCGACGTGTGCGCCGTGCCCGCCGCCGGTGTGGTGGTGGAGACCATGGTCGCGCTGGTGCTGGCGCGGGCCGCGCTGGAGAAGTTCGGCGGCGACTCGCTGGCCGAGACCAAGGCCAACGTCGACAGTTACCTGGCCGCGGTGCGGGAGCGTGAACCGGCCCAGCAGGCCTCGGGATAA
- a CDS encoding shikimate kinase, with protein MAPKAVLVGMPGSGKSTIGRRLAKALQVPLLDTDAMIVETTGRSIADIFTDGEQQFRQIEADVVRAALAEHEGVVSLGGGAITTPAVREALAGHTVIYLEISAAEGIRRTTGSARPLLAGDDPAERYRTLMAQRVPLYREVATMRVNTNRRNPGAVVRHIVTRLDGCGQGHRSRRRRRPPWRRPTILNPAPTTDAPPTPAALARRAEARNE; from the coding sequence ATGGCGCCCAAGGCTGTACTGGTGGGGATGCCGGGATCCGGTAAGTCCACGATCGGGCGGCGCCTGGCCAAGGCGCTGCAGGTGCCGTTGCTGGACACCGACGCCATGATCGTGGAGACCACCGGCCGCAGCATCGCCGACATCTTCACCGACGGGGAACAGCAGTTCCGCCAGATCGAGGCCGACGTGGTGCGCGCCGCGCTGGCCGAGCACGAGGGTGTGGTGTCGCTCGGCGGCGGTGCCATCACCACGCCGGCCGTGCGCGAGGCGCTGGCCGGGCATACCGTCATCTACCTGGAAATCAGTGCCGCCGAAGGGATTCGGCGTACCACCGGCAGTGCGCGCCCGCTGCTGGCCGGTGACGACCCGGCGGAGCGGTACCGCACCCTGATGGCCCAGCGGGTACCGCTGTACCGCGAGGTGGCCACCATGCGGGTCAACACCAACCGGCGTAACCCGGGCGCCGTCGTCCGGCACATCGTCACCCGGCTGGACGGCTGCGGGCAGGGGCACCGTTCCCGGCGCCGGCGCCGCCCGCCGTGGCGGCGGCCCACCATCTTGAACCCGGCCCCCACCACCGATGCGCCGCCCACCCCGGCGGCGCTGGCCCGACGAGCAGAGGCGCGCAATGAGTGA
- the aroB gene encoding 3-dehydroquinate synthase, translated as MSEPVTVDVQVDRPYPVIIGTGLLEDLGRVLEGRHKVAVLHQPTLTQTAEAIRKHLQDKGIDAHRVEIPDAEAGKELPVVGFLWEVLGRIGVGRKDALVSLGGGAATDVAGFAAATWLRGVDIVHVPTTLLGMVDAAVGGKTGINTDAGKNLVGAFHQPLAVLVDLATLQTLPRNEIVAGMAEIVKAGFIADPVILDLIEADPEAAIDPAGTVLPELIRRAIAVKAEVVAADEKESALREILNYGHTLAHAIERRERYKWRHGAAVSVGLIFAAELGRLAGRLDDDTADRHRRVLTALGLPVSYDPDALPQLLEYMAGDKKNRSGILRFVVLDGLAKPGRLEGPDPSLLAAAYSVVGNP; from the coding sequence ATGAGTGAACCCGTGACGGTGGACGTTCAGGTCGACCGCCCGTACCCGGTCATCATCGGCACCGGGTTGCTCGAAGACCTCGGCCGCGTCCTGGAGGGTAGGCACAAGGTGGCGGTGCTGCACCAGCCCACGCTCACCCAGACCGCCGAGGCTATCCGGAAGCACTTGCAGGACAAGGGGATCGACGCGCACCGCGTGGAGATCCCGGATGCGGAGGCCGGTAAGGAGCTGCCCGTCGTCGGCTTCCTGTGGGAGGTGCTCGGCCGGATCGGGGTGGGCCGCAAGGACGCCCTGGTCAGCCTGGGCGGCGGCGCGGCCACCGACGTCGCCGGCTTCGCCGCGGCCACCTGGCTGCGCGGCGTGGACATCGTGCACGTGCCCACCACCCTGCTCGGCATGGTCGACGCGGCCGTCGGCGGCAAGACCGGCATCAACACCGATGCCGGCAAGAACCTCGTCGGCGCGTTCCATCAGCCGCTGGCGGTGCTGGTGGACCTGGCCACCCTGCAGACGTTGCCGCGCAACGAGATCGTGGCCGGCATGGCCGAGATCGTGAAGGCCGGCTTCATCGCCGACCCCGTCATCCTGGACCTCATCGAGGCCGACCCGGAGGCCGCCATCGACCCGGCCGGGACGGTGCTGCCGGAACTGATCCGGCGCGCGATCGCGGTCAAGGCCGAGGTGGTCGCCGCCGACGAGAAAGAGTCGGCGCTGCGCGAGATCCTCAACTACGGGCACACGCTGGCGCACGCGATCGAGCGCCGCGAGCGGTACAAGTGGCGCCACGGCGCCGCGGTATCGGTGGGGCTGATCTTCGCCGCCGAGCTGGGGCGCCTCGCCGGTCGCCTCGATGACGACACCGCCGACCGGCACCGCCGGGTGCTGACGGCGCTGGGGCTGCCGGTCAGCTATGACCCCGATGCGCTGCCGCAACTGCTGGAATACATGGCCGGGGACAAGAAGAACCGGTCGGGCATCCTGCGGTTCGTCGTGCTCGACGGTCTGGCCAAGCCGGGCCGGCTGGAAGGGCCGGACCCGAGCCTGCTGGCCGCCGCCTATTCGGTGGTCGGGAACCCGTAA
- a CDS encoding B-4DMT family transporter yields MSKWLLRGLVFAAVVVVLRLIQGALVDAFPTKAGWISPALGLFLAVPVLVWGYLDGRADATAQSDPDRRADLAMVWLLAGLVAGLLGDLVTWFIGLVYPAVYTGNLISELTSFAAFTALLVFLAGVVAVTIGRWTVDRKAPPYERRREGDERADTDVFAAVQPERAE; encoded by the coding sequence ATGAGCAAGTGGTTGCTGCGCGGACTCGTGTTCGCGGCGGTGGTGGTGGTCCTGCGATTGATCCAGGGTGCACTGGTCGACGCCTTCCCGACGAAGGCCGGCTGGATCAGCCCGGCGCTGGGCCTCTTCCTGGCCGTACCCGTGCTCGTGTGGGGCTACCTGGACGGCCGGGCGGATGCCACCGCCCAGTCCGACCCGGACCGGCGCGCCGACCTGGCGATGGTCTGGCTGCTGGCCGGCCTGGTCGCCGGCCTGCTCGGCGACCTGGTCACCTGGTTCATCGGGCTGGTCTACCCGGCGGTGTACACCGGCAACCTGATCAGTGAGCTGACCTCGTTCGCGGCGTTCACCGCGCTGCTGGTCTTCTTGGCCGGTGTCGTGGCGGTGACCATCGGCCGCTGGACGGTCGATCGCAAGGCGCCGCCGTACGAGCGGCGCCGCGAGGGTGACGAACGCGCCGACACGGACGTGTTCGCGGCCGTGCAGCCCGAGCGCGCCGAGTAG
- a CDS encoding aminopeptidase P family protein: MTISARRVKLRAALAAADLDAMLVTDLVNVRYLSGFTGSNAALLILADDDTPVLATDGRYVTQAAAQAPDAELVIERACGPHLAARAAGAGIRRLGFESHVVTVDGHTRLQRAAEGVDLVRAPGLVEGLREVKDAGEIAMLRLACEAADAALRELVDGGGLRAGRTEKEVGRELESLMLDHDADGVSFETIVAAGANSAIPHHRPTDAVLAPGDFVKIDFGALVAGYHSDMTRTFVLAPLATWQREIYDLVATAQRAGRDALAPGAGLKDVDAASRQVIADAGYAENFGHGLGHGVGLQIHEAPGISASSVGTLLAGAAVTVEPGVYLPGRGGVRIEDTLVVGSADAPTPELLTRFPKELVVIN; encoded by the coding sequence GTGACGATATCTGCGCGCCGAGTAAAGCTGAGAGCGGCGCTGGCCGCCGCCGATCTGGACGCGATGCTGGTAACGGACCTGGTCAACGTGCGCTACCTGTCCGGTTTCACCGGGTCGAACGCCGCGCTGCTGATCCTGGCGGACGACGACACGCCGGTCCTGGCCACCGATGGCCGCTATGTCACCCAGGCCGCCGCGCAGGCCCCCGACGCCGAGCTCGTCATCGAGCGCGCCTGCGGCCCGCATCTGGCCGCCCGCGCCGCCGGTGCCGGCATCCGCCGGCTCGGTTTCGAGAGTCACGTGGTGACCGTCGACGGCCACACCCGGTTGCAGCGCGCGGCCGAGGGGGTCGACCTGGTGCGGGCGCCCGGCCTGGTCGAGGGGTTGCGCGAAGTCAAGGATGCCGGCGAGATCGCCATGCTGCGGCTGGCCTGTGAGGCCGCCGACGCAGCGTTGCGCGAGCTGGTCGACGGTGGTGGGCTGCGGGCCGGGCGAACCGAGAAAGAGGTCGGCCGCGAGCTGGAGTCGCTGATGCTCGACCACGACGCCGACGGGGTGTCCTTCGAGACCATCGTCGCCGCCGGCGCCAATTCGGCGATCCCGCACCACCGCCCGACCGACGCCGTCCTGGCGCCGGGTGATTTCGTGAAGATCGACTTCGGCGCGTTGGTGGCGGGCTACCACTCGGATATGACGCGCACCTTCGTGCTGGCGCCGCTGGCGACGTGGCAGCGCGAGATCTACGACCTGGTGGCCACCGCGCAGCGGGCCGGCCGGGACGCGCTGGCGCCCGGCGCCGGACTCAAGGACGTCGACGCCGCATCACGGCAGGTCATCGCCGATGCCGGCTACGCCGAGAACTTCGGCCACGGGTTGGGCCACGGGGTCGGACTGCAGATCCACGAAGCGCCGGGAATCAGCGCGTCGTCCGTCGGTACACTGCTTGCTGGCGCTGCGGTGACCGTGGAGCCCGGTGTCTACCTGCCCGGCCGGGGCGGTGTCCGGATCGAGGACACCCTGGTCGTGGGCAGTGCGGACGCACCCACACCCGAGTTGCTCACCCGGTTCCCCAAGGAACTGGTCGTCATCAACTGA
- the efp gene encoding elongation factor P, which yields MASTADFKNGLVLNIEGQLWQITEFQHVKPGKGPAFVRTKLKNVLTGKVVDKTFNAGVKVETATVDRRDATYLYRDGSDFVFMDSEDYEQHPLPESLVGRLADFLLEGMVVQIAFHESAPLYLELPVTVELVVTHTEPGLQGDRSSAGTKPATVETGAELQVPLFINTGDKLKVDSRDGSYLGRVNA from the coding sequence GTGGCATCAACCGCCGACTTCAAGAACGGACTCGTCCTCAACATCGAGGGCCAGTTGTGGCAGATCACCGAGTTCCAGCACGTCAAGCCGGGTAAGGGGCCCGCCTTCGTGCGCACCAAACTCAAGAACGTGCTGACCGGCAAGGTGGTCGACAAGACGTTCAACGCCGGGGTGAAGGTGGAGACCGCCACCGTCGACCGCCGCGACGCCACCTATCTGTACCGCGACGGCTCGGACTTCGTCTTCATGGATTCCGAGGATTACGAGCAGCACCCGCTGCCGGAGTCGCTCGTCGGCCGGCTGGCCGACTTCCTGCTGGAGGGCATGGTGGTGCAGATCGCGTTCCACGAGAGCGCACCGCTGTACCTGGAACTGCCGGTCACCGTCGAACTGGTCGTCACGCACACCGAGCCCGGCCTGCAGGGTGACCGCTCCAGCGCCGGCACCAAGCCCGCCACCGTGGAGACCGGCGCCGAGTTGCAGGTCCCGCTGTTCATCAACACCGGCGACAAGTTGAAGGTCGACTCGCGCGACGGCAGCTACCTGGGACGGGTGAACGCTTAA
- the nusB gene encoding transcription antitermination factor NusB: protein MADRRGDRGRHQARKRAVDLLFEAEARSITAAEVADGRNKLSHTQADITALNPYTVTVARGVTEHAAHIDELISAHLQGWTLDRLPAVDRAILRVAVWELLHADDVPEPVAVDEAVELAKELSTDESPGFVNGVLGQVMLVTPQIRAAAAALRGSEGT from the coding sequence ATGGCTGACCGTCGCGGGGACCGCGGCAGGCATCAGGCTCGCAAACGCGCCGTCGACCTGCTGTTCGAGGCCGAGGCCCGCAGCATCACGGCCGCCGAGGTGGCCGACGGCCGCAACAAGCTGTCCCACACCCAGGCCGACATCACCGCGCTGAACCCGTACACGGTGACGGTGGCGCGCGGGGTCACCGAGCATGCCGCGCATATCGACGAGCTCATCTCCGCGCACCTGCAGGGCTGGACGCTGGACCGGCTGCCCGCCGTGGACCGGGCGATCCTGCGGGTGGCGGTGTGGGAGTTGCTGCACGCCGACGACGTGCCCGAGCCCGTCGCCGTCGACGAGGCCGTCGAGCTGGCCAAGGAATTGTCCACCGACGAGTCGCCGGGGTTCGTCAACGGCGTGCTCGGCCAGGTGATGCTGGTGACACCCCAGATCCGGGCCGCCGCCGCGGCGCTGCGAGGTTCGGAAGGGACCTGA
- a CDS encoding GntR family transcriptional regulator, translating into MAADNPHPTPIRRTRADQARVVADVLRHHIHAGGYPDGLPSETDLATEFSVSRNTVREALAVLKAEGLIDRGTKVGTHVAVRKYDHGLDALVGLKETFKDYGEVRNEVRAVLRMAAPPTVARKLELEPGTRVVYIERLRYLGDLPLSLDLTYLAPDIGDLVVEHPLETNDVFALIEQVSGQRLGSASLALEAISADPHSAATLQVPDGAALLMLERLTSLGDGRPVDLEYIRMRGDRITMRGNLFRN; encoded by the coding sequence GTGGCAGCCGACAACCCACACCCCACCCCGATCCGCCGCACGCGCGCCGACCAGGCGCGGGTGGTGGCGGACGTGCTGCGGCACCACATCCATGCCGGTGGCTACCCCGACGGCTTACCCAGCGAGACCGACCTGGCGACGGAGTTCTCGGTGTCGCGCAACACCGTCCGGGAAGCACTCGCGGTACTCAAGGCCGAGGGGCTCATCGACCGCGGCACCAAGGTCGGCACCCACGTCGCGGTCCGCAAGTACGACCACGGCCTGGACGCGCTGGTCGGGCTGAAGGAGACCTTCAAGGACTACGGCGAGGTGCGCAACGAGGTGCGTGCGGTGCTGCGGATGGCCGCCCCGCCGACGGTGGCGCGCAAGCTCGAGCTGGAACCCGGCACGCGGGTGGTCTACATCGAACGGCTGCGTTATCTGGGCGATCTGCCGCTGTCCCTGGACCTGACCTATCTGGCACCCGATATCGGTGACCTGGTGGTCGAACACCCGTTGGAGACGAACGACGTGTTCGCCCTCATCGAACAGGTCAGCGGGCAGCGGTTGGGGTCGGCAAGCCTTGCGCTGGAAGCCATCTCGGCCGACCCGCATTCGGCGGCGACCCTGCAGGTGCCCGACGGTGCCGCCCTGCTGATGCTGGAGCGGCTCACCAGTCTGGGCGACGGGCGTCCGGTGGACCTCGAATACATCCGCATGCGTGGTGACCGGATCACCATGCGCGGCAACCTCTTCCGCAACTGA
- a CDS encoding 4Fe-4S dicluster domain-containing protein: MALVNTRVDVPVTIDESLCIEGCTLCVEICPMDSLAINPDNGKAYMHVDECWYCGPCAARCPTGAVTVNMPYLIR; the protein is encoded by the coding sequence ATGGCTTTGGTGAACACCCGTGTCGACGTGCCGGTGACGATCGACGAATCCCTGTGTATCGAGGGCTGCACGCTGTGCGTGGAGATCTGCCCGATGGATTCGTTGGCCATCAACCCCGACAACGGCAAGGCCTACATGCATGTCGACGAGTGTTGGTACTGCGGGCCGTGCGCCGCCCGCTGTCCCACCGGCGCCGTCACCGTCAACATGCCCTACCTCATCCGCTAA